In the Pelagicoccus albus genome, TTTAAGGTCTTGTTTTTTATGTCTAAGACAGAGTACTCGGGAGGCAGCTTGTCCGAATACGAATACACGAGGAAGCGGGTGAAATCATCGCTGGCTTGGTAGATGATGTTAATCCTGTTTTTTATGGTGCCATCCACCATGTTTTGGATGGGCTGTAGCTCGGGAGCGAACCAAATGGATTTCGGTTTGTCAGCGTGGTACCACATGCCAACGACCTGATCCTTGAAAAAGAGATAGCGGGCTGTGTCTGAGAAGTCGTAGTAGTCATCTCGGTACAGGAGTGGTCCGAGCTCCGCTTTTTCTATGTCGTAAGAATAGAGCCCTTTGGTCTCCTCCCCATTGTACCCCGATATATAAATGACGCTCTTTTCGGCTCCGAATAACTCGATGCTCCATAGTTCAGGGTCGAGATTGAGAGGGATCCAGTCCTCATCCTTTGAATAGCGGTGTAAGAATTCGAGTTTTCCATTGTAGAAGCGGGTGACGATGCGGGGCTCGTGCCTTTGATCGATATTCCAGCCAAAGATCTCCCCGGGCGGTTCTATGATGCGGGAGGAAACCAAGCGATTCGCGTTTGTCTTGGGAACTATCCATTTCCCGTCATCTTGCCTAACTTTCGAATCGCTGTTGGTACGAAGCTTAGCCAGTCCGGTTTTTACCTCGTATCCGTCTTGAATCCAAATCCAGGAGGAGGATTCATCGTAAATCGGATCAATCAAATCGACTGCAACGTCATTGCTAAGAAGTGAGCGAGTCTCGTTCTTTTTTACGCTGAAGCTGTAGACGCCGTCGGCGTACTGATCCCATTTGACAAGTTTGAATGTGACGTCCTCGTTACTCGTCCAGTGAACGCTCGCGATATCTCGACCCGGCCAATTGGTTGACCGCAATACTTTCAGGGAATCGAGGTCGAAGATCACGATACCGCGTTCACCTTTGTCATCGATAGGAGCAACGCTTACCGCGTATTTGCCGTCTGGAGACATCTTCATGTCGAAGACGGCGGGAGGTCGGAGAAAGTTTTCCGGCGTATTTCCCGGCTTTATCTTTTTGCTCTTAGCGTGAGCGAAAGGAAGAAGCGCTAGCGCTAGAATGATGAGGGAGAGGAGGTTCGTCTTCATGAGGGGATGGCACGATCCATCGAGGATGGGTGTGCGGGGTTGAAGACGGGAGTTTGAGAATCAATTACCTAAGTGCAAGCAGCTAAGCGTTTGCCGCTAAGAATGGAAGCCCCCATGGCGATCCCATCCACGCAATTACCTCCGAAATGCAGCCCATCGAATTCTGCTTCGAGTGACTTCAGGGCGTTTTTCCACGGGCCGAATTCTGCTGTGTATTGAGGAATCGCTTGCGGCCATGAGCTGCGATGGATGTAGCAAGGATCTCCTTTCAAGCCGACTAGTTTTTCCAAGTCTCGCAGCGCGATCCCCAGAAGCTGTTCGTGTTTAGCTTCTCCGAGCTCCGGGTGCTGGATGCCACCTAGCATGACGGTTATCAGGCAGTGGTCCTCTGGAGCTCTACCTTCGTAAAGTGAAGAGCTGAATAGGGCTCCGAGAATATCAGGAGATTCTTTAGAAGGCACGAGCATACCAAAGCCGTCCAGAGCATGCTCGATCTGATCTCTCTTGAAACCGAGGGCCAAGCTGTGGACCGCAGGATAAATCAGGTCGGGAGCGGTGTGTAGCCTTTCCGCTATCGGCTGACTCCAGTCAATTTGCTTGATGGCATAGGAAGGGAGGCAGACGAAGATTCTCTTGGCGTTTGCTTCGAAGGTTTCGCCTTCTTTGATCCAAGAAACTCGCCACGCATCGTTTTCCCGTCGTACGGAGGTGACCTGAGAGCCTAGCCAAAGGCGATTTCCCAGTTTGCGAGCCAATGTTTTTGGAAGGATGCCTAGACCGGTTTTGAAGCTGACGGAGCGTTTTTTGTAGGCGGTGCCTTCTCTTTTTTGCCTTCGTTTATGTTTGATAGCCCCTTTGATAATAGAGCCGCCGTCTTTCTCAAATCCCCTCATAAGCGGAAAGGCGTGCTGGAGAATGAGCTTATGTGGGTCGCCTGCGTAGATTCCGCTGACAAATGGGTCTATCGCATAGTCGAGAAAGTCGGGTCCCATCCTGCGGCTAACAAAATCCGCAACGGTTTCGTTTTCGGCCTCTTCCTCGCTTATTTGTTTGCGAAAAGGTTCGAGCAAGAATCCCAGTTTACCACCCAGAGAGAAAAGAGGGTTGGTAATCGCTTGTAATGGGGATGCAGGTACAGGAATCGGGCGCCCATTTTTGACGATGTATCGTTTGCTCGCGATCGCTCTCGTTTCTTGAAGCTCGTCCTCCAAGCCTAGCACTTGGATCAGCGATTCAACCCATCTGTCGGGGAGGAGCAGGGAGTTTGGCCCAGTTTCTACTAGATAGCCCTGCTCTCTTATAGATGAAATGGGGCCTCCGGGGGTCGTTTTCTTTTCGATGACGGTGACATCGTAGCCTTTTTCCTGGGCTAGATAGCCTGCGGTTAATCCGGAGATTCCACCTCCGAGTACAATTGCGTCCTGCATGCAGTGTTTCCCAGTTTACGGGATGCTTAGTGCTCTGGTGAGCCTAGATAATGGTGTGGTGCTGAAATCCGTAAAGCTTCACGTTTCTTATCCACTCGCTGGCTTCGTGAATGCTATCGAATATTTCGTAGCGAATTTTGATATTGGACCCGAAGGCCGCATTGAAAAGACAAGCCGATTCGTAGTTTTGTCCTCGGGAGAAAACCCAAGCGGAGCAGCTCCGCCCCCTGATCGCCTCGGACTTCTTAACGCAGTCGAAGACCCTCTTCACGTCCTTCATGGTAATGCCCTGCAGGCTTGCCGATGAGGCATTCCAGATCAGGTGCATGTCTTTCCGAAACTTCTCATGTTTCAAGACCCCGTTGTATACATCTATAAATCCGGCTGGGGTCAGAGGACCGTCCAGACGGATAAGCAAGCAGTTGAGCTCGGGAAGATGTTCGACCGGGGGAATCTTCATAGGCGTTTGTTTTAACCGGGTCGCTTCCAGTTCGTAACTGTTTCGACAAGCGTCTCCATGTTTTCGATACTTGCTGTCGGGTGTATGCCATGTCCGAGGTTGAAAATATGGCCTGGTCTCTCACTCATCGCCGTAAGAATTCTCTGAGCACTCGAACGCACGATGCTAGGGTTAGTATCTAGGAGGACGGGGTCAAGATTTCCTTGTATCGCGATGTCGTTTGGAACGAGCTGCGCCGCTTCCTCGATGGGGATCGTCCAATCGACGGCGATGGCCTTGGGGCGGCACGCTGCTTGACGCGCGATTTGTGGCGTAGTGCCTTTGGCATAAATGATGATGGGTACTTGGCTACCGACTTTCTCGATGATCCTACGTATCCATTTTAAAGATGCTTCTTCGTAGTTTTCTCCTGCGATGATTCCTCCCCAAGAATCGAATATTTGAATAGCTTCCGCTCCTGCTGCGTGCTGCATGCGGAAATAGGATACCAGGGCGTCGGAAATCTTCTCCATCAACAATTCGAAGGTGTCTCTGTCTTGGTAAAATAGAGCCTTCACTTTCGAGAAGTCCTTGGAGCTTCCGCCTTCCAGCATGTAGGTGGCTAGCGTCCAGGGAGAACCGCCGAAGCCGAGCAGCATTTTGGAGCCATCCAATTCGGCTTTGATAAGCTTCAACGCCTCCGCTACGTAGTTGAGTTTCTCCTCTATTGCCGTGGTAGAAAGCTTCTCGATCTGGTCCTTGTTTTCCAAGGTATAATCCATGCCTATTCCGCCTTTTTCTCTGAAGTGGTAGCCTTGTCCCATTGCCTCGGGGATGACGAGGATGTCGGAAAATAGGATGGCGGCGTCTAGGGGGAAACGGCGTAGTGGTTGCATGGTGACCTCGAGGGCGAGCTCGGGAGTCTGAGCCAGCTGCAGGAAACTGTATTTCTCTTTTAAGGCTCGATACTCGGGCAGGTATCGCCCGGCTTGGCGCATTACCCAGATCGGCGGGCGGTCCAGGGGCTTGCAATCGAGAGCTGCTAGGAATCTTTGGCGTGAATTCATTTGTCGGCCCAATCTTGGGGTTTGAGAAAAGTTTCGTAAAGCTCGGCTTCAGGGCTGCCGGCTTCTGGTTGATAATCGTATCGCCATTCCACGACAGGAGGAAGTGACATAAGGATGGATTCTGTTCGGCCGTTGCTTTGTAAGCCAAAGTGAGTTCCGCGATCCCATACTAAGTTGAATTCTACGTATCGACCTCGCCGATACAGTTGGAATTTCCTCTCTCGTTCAGAGTAGGGAGTACTTGATCGTTGCTCAACGATACCCGCATAGGCTTCCTTGAAATGCTCTGCTACGCTTTGGATTAACCCGAAGGCGTTGTCGAAACCGCCCTCGTCGAAATCGTCGAAGAAAAGTCCGCCAATCCCGCGCGGTTCATTGCGATGTTTTAGGAAGAAATACTCGTCACACCACGCTTTGAATTTGGGATATAGGTGCTCGCCAAAGGGGGAGCAGGCGTCTCGGGCATGCTTGTGCCAGGCGATACAGTCTTCTGTGAAGCCGTAGTAGGGGGTAAGGTCAAATCCTCCGCCAACCCACCAGATGTCTCCTTCACCTTCCTCTCGGGCTGGGGCTACAAAGAATCGTACGTTGGCATGAGAGGTGGGAACGTACGGATTTCGGGGATGGATTACGATCGAAACTCCTGTCGCATGAAAAGGGCGTCCTGCTAATTGGGGGCGGCTCGCGGTTGCGGAAGGGGGAAGTTTATCTCCCATCACGTGCGAGAAGTTGACCCCTGCTTTTTCGAAGGTATCGCCGCCCTCGAGGACCGCTGAGATTCCACCGCCGCCTTCCTCTCGATTCCATTTGTCGAGGATGAAGGAGGTTTCGGACTTTTCTAATTCCTCGAGTTTCGCGCAGAGACGGCTTTGGTAGTCGAGGAGGTACTTCTTTGCTTTTTCTAGAGAATCAGGCACTTCGGGGCTAATGTGTACGAGGAAAACCCTTCAGGGCTAGATATTTGTTTCCGAATTTCGGGAAGTGGCGTCTCCCGGTGTAGAGGATATTCGGTCTCCCCATAGGTAGATGACTCCATTCAGCTGGCTATCGCTGAGGCCGTTACAAAGCCATGCTCGAAACATTTCTCTTCGTATACGGTATCCTGATCGTAGCAGGCTCTTGGCTAATGCTCAATGGTGTGGCGGAAGCTCCCATTGGTTATGAAGACGAGGATGGTTTTCACTATGCGACCGCGCCTGTTCGTGCAGATAGAGATGCTCGACAGGCGGACGAGGTCTAGGCTAGCCTGGACCTTCAATGAAAAGAGCCCTGCAGAAGTGTCTGCAGGGCTCTTTCGTTTTTTAATTTTCTCGTTCAGCCTAGTTCGTATTTTGCGAACGTACGAGTGGCTCGTATTGGTAACCGATCCCGTGGATGGTCTTCAAGTTGTCGAGAGGGGCTTCCTTGCGTTTGAAAAGGTCCCTGATTTTGACGATGTATTGGTCGAGCGAACGGCTTCGGATGTCGGCGTGGATACCCCAAACCGAGTGGATCAAGTTCTTGCGGGTGATGATCGTATCCGGGTTTTCGTGAAGGTAGGAAAGGATTCCGATTTCTTTGCGTCCGATGTTTACGATTTCGCCGTCCGGGAAAGTAATTTCCATGCTGGTAGGGTTAACCGAGGCGGTATTGAACTCGAAGGGCGCATCGGTAAGCTTAACGTTTTTCGTGACGTTGAAGTCGTGCGCCACTTCGGCTCGGCGGAGTACTGCGTGGATTCTGGCTACCAGCTCTGGGGATGAGAAGGGCTTGGTCACGTAGTCGTCTGCTCCTAGTTCTAGCCCTTTGACTTTGGAGATTTCCGAATCGTTTCCGGTGAGGAAAATGGTTGGGATATTGATGTCTTCGCGCTTCAGGTCCTCTAGGAAGGAGAATCCGTTCTGGTCGGGTAGGGTGAGATCGAGTAGGAGGATATTCGCGAAATTGTGCTTCAAAAACCGCATCGCCAGCGCGCAGCGGTTGCATACTTGAGTCTGCATGCCTGCCGCTTCGAGGTGTTCAGAGATTACGTTGGCAAGTTCGTTTTCGTCTTCAACGATTAGTACAAGCGGTTTGGGTTTTGTAGGCATGTTGTTGTGAGGATTGTTTAGGCTGGAATGTTGAGAAACGGTAGAATTCTCGAAAAGCTTCGGCTTCAGGGATTACTTTGAGTCCGGCGTAATCGATCAGACCGTTACTTTCTAATGAATAATACCCATATTTAACAGATGTAAAATCACAAAA is a window encoding:
- a CDS encoding alpha/beta hydrolase family protein, producing MKTNLLSLIILALALLPFAHAKSKKIKPGNTPENFLRPPAVFDMKMSPDGKYAVSVAPIDDKGERGIVIFDLDSLKVLRSTNWPGRDIASVHWTSNEDVTFKLVKWDQYADGVYSFSVKKNETRSLLSNDVAVDLIDPIYDESSSWIWIQDGYEVKTGLAKLRTNSDSKVRQDDGKWIVPKTNANRLVSSRIIEPPGEIFGWNIDQRHEPRIVTRFYNGKLEFLHRYSKDEDWIPLNLDPELWSIELFGAEKSVIYISGYNGEETKGLYSYDIEKAELGPLLYRDDYYDFSDTARYLFFKDQVVGMWYHADKPKSIWFAPELQPIQNMVDGTIKNRINIIYQASDDFTRFLVYSYSDKLPPEYSVLDIKNKTLKLITKSAPWLEEDKLASTDIFHFQTPDELRLEGYLTRPPNTQAPYPTIVLVHGGPWTRDHPGYHDETQFFANKGYAVLRLNYRGSTGYGRKISDEAAYEFRAMQDDITQAVKLLVDQGIADKSRLAIMGASFGGYSALCGAVFEPELYRCAITNMGVFDWEEMIKARKWQDHQYSHFKLKEQLGDPESDTNRFEEISPIYHIENIKIPIFVVHGKNDSNVSIKQSKRLKSELEKYGIEHETLFVGGEGHNVFSLKKRLDLYQRILAFLEKNMD
- the hemG gene encoding protoporphyrinogen oxidase — protein: MQDAIVLGGGISGLTAGYLAQEKGYDVTVIEKKTTPGGPISSIREQGYLVETGPNSLLLPDRWVESLIQVLGLEDELQETRAIASKRYIVKNGRPIPVPASPLQAITNPLFSLGGKLGFLLEPFRKQISEEEAENETVADFVSRRMGPDFLDYAIDPFVSGIYAGDPHKLILQHAFPLMRGFEKDGGSIIKGAIKHKRRQKREGTAYKKRSVSFKTGLGILPKTLARKLGNRLWLGSQVTSVRRENDAWRVSWIKEGETFEANAKRIFVCLPSYAIKQIDWSQPIAERLHTAPDLIYPAVHSLALGFKRDQIEHALDGFGMLVPSKESPDILGALFSSSLYEGRAPEDHCLITVMLGGIQHPELGEAKHEQLLGIALRDLEKLVGLKGDPCYIHRSSWPQAIPQYTAEFGPWKNALKSLEAEFDGLHFGGNCVDGIAMGASILSGKRLAACT
- the hemE gene encoding uroporphyrinogen decarboxylase — encoded protein: MNSRQRFLAALDCKPLDRPPIWVMRQAGRYLPEYRALKEKYSFLQLAQTPELALEVTMQPLRRFPLDAAILFSDILVIPEAMGQGYHFREKGGIGMDYTLENKDQIEKLSTTAIEEKLNYVAEALKLIKAELDGSKMLLGFGGSPWTLATYMLEGGSSKDFSKVKALFYQDRDTFELLMEKISDALVSYFRMQHAAGAEAIQIFDSWGGIIAGENYEEASLKWIRRIIEKVGSQVPIIIYAKGTTPQIARQAACRPKAIAVDWTIPIEEAAQLVPNDIAIQGNLDPVLLDTNPSIVRSSAQRILTAMSERPGHIFNLGHGIHPTASIENMETLVETVTNWKRPG
- the hemF gene encoding oxygen-dependent coproporphyrinogen oxidase, producing MPDSLEKAKKYLLDYQSRLCAKLEELEKSETSFILDKWNREEGGGGISAVLEGGDTFEKAGVNFSHVMGDKLPPSATASRPQLAGRPFHATGVSIVIHPRNPYVPTSHANVRFFVAPAREEGEGDIWWVGGGFDLTPYYGFTEDCIAWHKHARDACSPFGEHLYPKFKAWCDEYFFLKHRNEPRGIGGLFFDDFDEGGFDNAFGLIQSVAEHFKEAYAGIVEQRSSTPYSERERKFQLYRRGRYVEFNLVWDRGTHFGLQSNGRTESILMSLPPVVEWRYDYQPEAGSPEAELYETFLKPQDWADK
- a CDS encoding response regulator transcription factor; this encodes MPTKPKPLVLIVEDENELANVISEHLEAAGMQTQVCNRCALAMRFLKHNFANILLLDLTLPDQNGFSFLEDLKREDINIPTIFLTGNDSEISKVKGLELGADDYVTKPFSSPELVARIHAVLRRAEVAHDFNVTKNVKLTDAPFEFNTASVNPTSMEITFPDGEIVNIGRKEIGILSYLHENPDTIITRKNLIHSVWGIHADIRSRSLDQYIVKIRDLFKRKEAPLDNLKTIHGIGYQYEPLVRSQNTN